The sequence ACAGCTGTGATAATATATAATAAAATCGAAACCATCCCGGAGGATCGTTAGTGAGTAATATTGTTTATATAGGAACAAGTATAGATGGATATATTGCAGACAGAAATGGGGGGCTCGACTGGCTGGAGTCTGTTCCGAATCCGGATAAGGATGACATGGGCTGGGCTGAATTCATTGATAGTATTGATGCAATCCTTATGGGCAGAAAGACCATGGAGACCGTATTAGGGTTCGGGGTCGGCTGGCCGTATGAGAAAAAGGTTTTTGTATTAAGCAATAGCCTCAGCACACTGCCCGGTGGTTTAGATAATCAGGTGGAGCTTGTCAAAGGGAGTCCTGTTGAAATTATATCAAGGCTTAATGCAGAGGGGTATAAAAATCTATATATTGATGGTGGAAGTACAATCCAGAGTTTCCTGGCAGAAGATCTCATTGATGAAATGATAATCACAAGAATCCCCATATTGCTTGGGGGGGGAGTGTCTCTTTTTGGATCACTTCCAGAGCATCTTATGTTTGAACATATCTCAACACAGACTTTTCTGGGTGAGCTGGTTTCCTCCCGTTACAGAAGGAAACGATAGATGATTTTGGCCTTATAGAGAGTGGTGCTGAGAGATTATTCTCATAGATTCTGAATTACTTACTGTAATACATAATAGTAAAGGCCTTTACCACCTCAGTTCCTGAATTACTGTAGTGATGCTTTCTATGACCTTTCAGGTGAAAAACTTCAGCTTCGGCGGCAGTGTATTCCTTATTTTCCAGATGCAGAGTCAAAGATCCGTTACAGATCATCACGAATTCTTCAACACCTTCAA is a genomic window of Oceanispirochaeta sp. M1 containing:
- a CDS encoding dihydrofolate reductase family protein — encoded protein: MSNIVYIGTSIDGYIADRNGGLDWLESVPNPDKDDMGWAEFIDSIDAILMGRKTMETVLGFGVGWPYEKKVFVLSNSLSTLPGGLDNQVELVKGSPVEIISRLNAEGYKNLYIDGGSTIQSFLAEDLIDEMIITRIPILLGGGVSLFGSLPEHLMFEHISTQTFLGELVSSRYRRKR